One region of Micromonospora lupini genomic DNA includes:
- a CDS encoding antibiotic biosynthesis monooxygenase family protein encodes MTAPTERPAGRPDNPAAASGELTVTSVFTVTEQHQDQLYALLTANGHDVLEHTPGFLGSTLSRSDDGRHVIHHARWRDDDALAAMLASPGGRSSMAASRLLADVQVIRSHHTLALDAS; translated from the coding sequence ATGACCGCCCCCACCGAACGCCCGGCCGGCCGACCAGACAATCCGGCAGCCGCGAGCGGCGAGCTGACCGTGACGAGCGTCTTCACCGTGACCGAACAACACCAGGACCAGCTGTACGCGCTGCTGACCGCCAACGGCCACGACGTCCTGGAGCACACGCCCGGGTTCCTCGGCTCGACACTGAGCCGCTCCGACGACGGGCGACATGTCATCCACCACGCACGCTGGCGCGACGACGACGCACTGGCGGCAATGCTGGCCAGCCCTGGCGGCCGTTCCAGCATGGCGGCTTCTCGTCTGCTCGCCGACGTGCAGGTCATCCGTTCCCATCACACCCTGGCACTCGACGCGTCGTGA
- a CDS encoding GNAT family N-acetyltransferase, whose protein sequence is MTIEMVSRFAVDNRVLNSLHARAFGAETAEVTPWAQRLARHALTWIGAFDDERLIGFVQVCWDGGAHAFLLDTAVDPDWQHRGVGAELVRHAAAEAAAAGCQWLHVDFEAHLQDFYLQRCGFRATSAGLLRLGSEQPFRQELRISNHPPPASGAGPRSTSVRQHNSATSGTSARRSASNASFDVGSTAAK, encoded by the coding sequence GTGACGATCGAGATGGTGTCGCGCTTTGCCGTGGACAACCGAGTCCTGAACTCCCTACATGCCCGGGCCTTCGGTGCCGAGACAGCCGAAGTGACGCCGTGGGCGCAGCGGCTGGCCCGGCACGCGCTGACCTGGATTGGCGCCTTCGATGACGAACGCCTGATCGGTTTCGTCCAGGTCTGCTGGGACGGCGGCGCCCACGCGTTCCTGCTCGACACTGCGGTTGACCCCGACTGGCAGCACCGAGGTGTCGGCGCAGAGCTAGTCCGGCACGCCGCCGCCGAAGCCGCTGCCGCTGGATGTCAATGGCTACACGTCGACTTCGAGGCACACCTACAAGACTTCTACCTGCAGCGTTGTGGTTTCAGGGCCACCTCGGCAGGCCTGCTAAGACTCGGCTCCGAACAGCCTTTTCGCCAAGAGCTGAGGATCAGTAACCACCCACCCCCTGCCTCCGGCGCCGGCCCTCGAAGTACATCCGTCCGGCAGCACAATTCAGCCACCTCCGGAACGAGCGCCAGAAGGTCCGCATCCAACGCCTCGTTTGACGTCGGCAGTACAGCAGCGAAGTAG
- a CDS encoding DUF3159 domain-containing protein: MSNQRATLTIGDRMPEYDASRNPEPRPRPGPQQGRHQGPESGWVAIRQTWSDPERWVGILVAAAPSLVFVAANVVTSLYPAITAAAVTALAGLGYRLARRQSPRSALIGILVVAVCAVVAAVTGEARGFFLVPTLIPFAVIMACLASIIARRPLTGLLLNRVTGGPHDWYRNAALRRVHLTATSTAIGINVINATVQVIFYGRGDTIVLAVAHAATGPVFATLVAVTIVAVRKTLAAQR; the protein is encoded by the coding sequence ATGAGCAACCAACGAGCCACCCTGACGATCGGCGATCGAATGCCCGAGTACGACGCCAGCCGTAACCCCGAACCACGACCCCGACCTGGCCCGCAGCAGGGCCGCCACCAGGGACCGGAGTCAGGATGGGTGGCGATCAGGCAGACCTGGAGTGACCCTGAGCGCTGGGTCGGGATCCTCGTGGCCGCAGCCCCGAGCCTGGTGTTTGTCGCGGCGAATGTGGTGACCTCCCTGTACCCGGCGATCACCGCAGCTGCTGTGACCGCTCTCGCCGGCCTGGGCTACCGGCTGGCGCGCCGACAGTCGCCGAGGTCGGCACTGATCGGCATCCTGGTGGTGGCGGTGTGCGCGGTGGTCGCCGCGGTCACCGGCGAAGCGCGGGGCTTCTTCCTGGTCCCGACGCTGATCCCGTTCGCCGTGATCATGGCGTGCCTGGCCAGCATCATCGCGCGCCGCCCGTTGACCGGACTGCTGCTCAACCGGGTCACCGGCGGCCCGCACGACTGGTACCGCAACGCCGCGCTGCGCCGCGTCCACCTGACCGCTACCAGTACGGCGATCGGAATCAACGTCATCAACGCCACCGTGCAGGTGATCTTCTACGGCCGGGGCGACACCATCGTGCTCGCTGTCGCCCACGCGGCCACGGGACCGGTCTTCGCCACCCTCGTCGCGGTCACGATCGTCGCCGTCCGCAAGACCCTGGCGGCTCAGCGATGA
- a CDS encoding PadR family transcriptional regulator, whose protein sequence is MTIGTAFLALLEGRSQHGYDLKRAYDQHFGHDRPLHYGQVYTTLAKLLRNGLVTVDGVEGGNGPDRKRYSITEAGVTDVQRWLSEPETPDQYLQSSLYDKIVGALLTGRSAADVLDVQRDEHLVAMRELTRRKQAGDLADRIICDRALFHLDADLRWLEHTATLLDELAEQVRR, encoded by the coding sequence ATGACGATCGGGACGGCGTTTCTGGCCCTGCTGGAGGGGCGATCGCAGCACGGGTACGACCTCAAGCGCGCCTACGACCAGCATTTCGGGCATGACCGCCCGCTGCATTACGGGCAGGTCTACACGACTCTCGCCAAGCTGCTGCGCAACGGTCTCGTCACGGTCGACGGGGTCGAGGGCGGGAACGGGCCGGACCGGAAGCGTTACTCGATCACCGAAGCCGGTGTCACCGACGTTCAGCGCTGGCTCAGCGAACCCGAGACACCCGATCAGTACCTGCAGAGCTCGCTCTACGACAAGATCGTCGGAGCGCTGCTGACCGGCCGTTCCGCCGCGGACGTGCTCGACGTGCAACGTGATGAGCACCTCGTGGCCATGCGGGAGCTGACCCGCCGCAAACAGGCCGGTGACCTCGCCGACCGGATCATCTGCGATCGGGCGCTGTTCCACCTCGACGCCGATCTGCGCTGGCTCGAGCACACCGCGACGCTGCTCGACGAGCTGGCCGAGCAGGTGCGCCGGTGA
- a CDS encoding FAD-dependent oxidoreductase — MRVLIIGAGLGGLTLLHGLRSAGIDARVFERSAHRAQQPASYGIHLNADGLRALHASLPAENWKMVDAAGTPVPLIVRFHDPRRGVLATIDKRFPEDTTDPITKRRAISRGKLHEALLHNTRTDDAESLVRWGKKFTHYELRSDGVRAFFADGSHADGDILVGADGSNSRVRRQRVPGLQRQEIGIINIAGRVPLAGTVAAALPADLTDGGINNVVPARNGWMFLSTWPSGDPDNTDVSNGAAEYVVWAWAGAENSYPQGVRDLDGIQLKRLVTERVSDWAAPLRTLVDATDAATITTVPLRTMPQLPEWAPSRVTLLGDAIHNMTPMAGIGANTALRDANHLRQALNAGTDPVSGIGVYETAMRHYANQALALSTRNATNAALATPANRTAFRALLRVSAAIPALRRRIFGPSI; from the coding sequence ATGCGCGTACTCATCATCGGCGCGGGCCTCGGCGGCCTGACTCTCCTGCACGGACTACGAAGCGCGGGAATCGACGCCCGAGTGTTCGAACGCTCGGCGCACCGTGCACAGCAACCGGCCAGCTACGGGATCCACCTCAACGCCGACGGCCTGCGTGCCCTGCACGCCAGCCTCCCCGCTGAGAACTGGAAGATGGTCGACGCGGCCGGGACTCCCGTACCGCTGATCGTCCGGTTCCACGACCCCCGCCGCGGCGTCCTCGCCACCATCGACAAGAGGTTCCCCGAAGACACCACCGACCCGATCACCAAACGCCGCGCGATCAGCCGTGGCAAGCTCCACGAGGCCCTCCTGCACAACACCCGCACCGACGACGCGGAATCTCTCGTGCGCTGGGGCAAGAAGTTCACCCACTACGAACTGCGCAGCGACGGCGTCCGGGCGTTCTTCGCCGACGGCTCCCACGCCGACGGCGACATCCTGGTCGGCGCCGACGGCAGCAACTCCCGGGTACGCCGCCAGCGTGTTCCTGGCCTGCAACGTCAGGAAATCGGCATCATCAACATCGCCGGTCGCGTCCCCCTGGCGGGCACCGTCGCCGCCGCCCTGCCGGCTGACCTCACCGATGGCGGTATCAACAACGTCGTCCCCGCCCGGAACGGCTGGATGTTCCTCTCCACCTGGCCAAGTGGCGATCCCGACAACACCGACGTCAGCAACGGCGCGGCCGAGTACGTCGTCTGGGCCTGGGCCGGAGCGGAAAACTCGTACCCGCAGGGAGTGCGGGACCTCGACGGAATCCAACTCAAACGACTTGTCACCGAACGCGTCAGCGACTGGGCAGCGCCGCTACGGACCCTGGTCGATGCCACGGACGCCGCGACCATCACCACAGTGCCGTTACGGACCATGCCCCAGCTCCCCGAGTGGGCACCCTCGCGAGTCACGCTTCTCGGCGACGCCATTCACAACATGACACCCATGGCAGGCATCGGCGCCAACACCGCCCTGCGCGACGCCAACCACCTCCGCCAAGCCCTCAACGCCGGCACCGACCCGGTAAGCGGCATCGGCGTCTACGAAACCGCGATGCGGCACTACGCCAACCAGGCCCTAGCCCTCTCCACCCGAAACGCGACCAACGCCGCTCTCGCCACACCAGCGAACCGGACCGCATTCCGTGCGCTTCTTCGAGTGAGCGCGGCCATCCCCGCCCTACGACGCAGGATCTTCGGGCCGTCGATCTAA
- a CDS encoding MarR family winged helix-turn-helix transcriptional regulator produces MPNEQAFADQSATSGTPENPEEGSPFAIGLLLRRAHDRVAAAMDGALAPFGIERRHLMVMMRLHASGPLSQRDLVAHTNHDKASIVRIVDDLERLDLASRQLVPGDRRLRAVTLTEHGREVFAQAHQAAEPAASAATAPLTAAQAQQLQRLLRTMVAPVNPPA; encoded by the coding sequence GTGCCTAACGAACAAGCTTTCGCCGACCAGTCAGCTACGTCCGGCACTCCGGAAAACCCGGAGGAGGGGTCGCCCTTTGCGATCGGGCTGCTGCTGCGCCGAGCGCACGACCGCGTAGCGGCGGCGATGGACGGAGCTTTGGCGCCGTTCGGCATCGAGCGGCGCCACCTGATGGTGATGATGCGGCTGCACGCCTCGGGGCCGCTCAGCCAACGTGACCTCGTCGCGCACACAAACCACGACAAAGCGTCGATCGTCCGGATCGTCGACGACCTCGAACGACTCGATCTCGCTTCACGCCAGCTGGTGCCCGGTGATCGGCGGCTGCGGGCCGTCACCCTGACCGAGCACGGCCGTGAGGTCTTCGCCCAGGCGCACCAGGCTGCCGAACCCGCGGCCTCGGCCGCAACGGCTCCCCTCACTGCTGCGCAGGCCCAGCAACTCCAGCGGCTCCTGCGCACGATGGTCGCCCCCGTGAACCCACCCGCCTGA
- a CDS encoding Cmx/CmrA family chloramphenicol efflux MFS transporter: MPLPLYLLAVAVFAMGTSEFMLAGLVPDIATSLDVSVGAAGLLTSAFAVGMIVGAPLMAGLARRWPARASLLGFVLVFAVAHVVGALTTSFAVLLVTRVIAALANAGFLAVALSTAATLVASDQKGRALAVLLSGTTVATIAGVPGGAVLGTVLSWRATFWAIALLCLPAAFGVLKGIPVRVGKAARDTPAGSSLRNEIAQLAMPRLVLVMLLGALVNAATFATFTFLAPIVTDTAGLGELWVSVVLVLFGIGSFVGVTLAGRLSDQRPGIVIAVGGPLLLLGWVALATLAAQPVALLLLVFVQGALSFALGSTLIARVLYEAAGAPTMGGSYATAALNIGAAGGPVVAAATLGGNAGGLGPVWVSGLLVTVALLIALPLRRLIAPRVGQAIR; encoded by the coding sequence ATGCCTCTGCCGCTGTACCTGCTTGCCGTGGCGGTCTTCGCCATGGGCACCTCGGAGTTCATGCTCGCCGGCCTGGTGCCGGACATCGCCACAAGCCTCGACGTGTCGGTCGGGGCCGCCGGCCTTCTGACCTCGGCGTTCGCTGTCGGGATGATCGTCGGTGCGCCGCTGATGGCAGGGCTCGCGCGCCGGTGGCCTGCCCGGGCCAGCCTGCTGGGCTTCGTGCTGGTCTTTGCGGTGGCCCACGTCGTAGGCGCGCTCACGACGAGTTTCGCGGTTCTGCTTGTCACCAGGGTGATCGCCGCCCTGGCCAACGCGGGCTTCCTGGCCGTGGCACTGAGCACGGCGGCCACGCTCGTCGCATCCGACCAGAAAGGGCGCGCGCTTGCGGTGCTGCTCTCGGGTACGACGGTGGCCACCATCGCTGGAGTACCCGGCGGTGCAGTGCTCGGCACGGTGCTTAGCTGGCGGGCAACCTTCTGGGCGATCGCCCTGCTCTGCCTTCCCGCTGCCTTCGGCGTCCTGAAGGGCATCCCGGTCCGTGTCGGAAAGGCCGCTCGGGACACTCCGGCTGGCTCGTCTCTTCGCAACGAGATCGCCCAGCTCGCGATGCCCAGGCTGGTCCTGGTCATGCTGCTCGGTGCCCTCGTCAACGCTGCCACCTTCGCCACGTTTACCTTCCTGGCACCGATCGTGACTGACACCGCCGGCTTGGGCGAGCTGTGGGTCTCGGTCGTGCTGGTGCTCTTTGGTATTGGGTCCTTCGTCGGCGTCACCCTCGCGGGACGGCTCTCCGATCAGCGTCCCGGCATCGTGATCGCGGTCGGTGGCCCGTTGCTGTTGCTCGGCTGGGTCGCGTTGGCGACCCTGGCTGCCCAGCCGGTGGCGCTTCTGCTCCTCGTATTCGTGCAGGGCGCGCTCTCCTTCGCGTTGGGCAGCACCCTGATCGCCAGGGTGCTCTATGAGGCAGCAGGCGCTCCGACCATGGGAGGGTCGTATGCGACTGCGGCGCTCAACATCGGTGCCGCCGGCGGCCCCGTCGTTGCAGCAGCGACCCTCGGGGGCAATGCCGGCGGCCTTGGCCCGGTGTGGGTCAGCGGCCTCCTGGTTACGGTCGCACTGCTCATCGCCCTGCCGCTCCGGCGACTCATCGCACCCCGCGTAGGCCAGGCGATTCGGTGA
- a CDS encoding ABC transporter ATP-binding protein: protein MSALLVGVGLHKSYGQTVALAGADLAVHAGEIISIMGPSGSGKSTLLHCAAGLTMPDTGRVSYAGQDLAEMTDVRRSALRRREFGFVFQFGQLVPELNSVQNVALPLRLDGVSLRIAERRAAAWMDRLGLADKARARPGELSGGQQQRVAVARALVAGPKVVFADEPTGALDSVSGERVMETLTTAARETGAAVVLVTHDTRVAAYADRGIVVRDGRSIERAGRR, encoded by the coding sequence GTGAGTGCGCTGCTGGTCGGCGTGGGACTGCACAAGTCGTACGGGCAGACGGTTGCGCTGGCCGGAGCGGACCTGGCCGTTCACGCCGGTGAGATCATCTCGATCATGGGCCCGTCCGGGTCCGGCAAGTCGACGCTGCTGCACTGTGCCGCCGGGCTGACCATGCCGGACACGGGCCGGGTCTCCTACGCCGGCCAAGACCTGGCGGAAATGACCGACGTCCGCCGTAGTGCTCTGCGCCGCCGCGAGTTCGGCTTCGTCTTCCAGTTCGGGCAACTGGTGCCGGAGTTGAACTCGGTGCAGAACGTGGCTTTGCCGCTGCGGCTGGACGGCGTCTCGCTGCGGATCGCCGAGCGCCGGGCCGCCGCCTGGATGGACCGGCTCGGCCTGGCCGACAAGGCGCGGGCCCGTCCCGGTGAGCTGTCCGGAGGGCAGCAACAGCGGGTTGCGGTGGCGCGCGCCCTGGTCGCCGGCCCTAAAGTGGTCTTTGCCGACGAGCCGACCGGCGCGCTCGACTCGGTGTCCGGTGAGCGCGTGATGGAAACGCTGACGACCGCAGCCCGGGAGACGGGGGCGGCGGTCGTGCTGGTCACCCATGACACCCGGGTTGCAGCGTACGCCGACCGCGGCATCGTGGTCCGAGACGGCCGCAGCATCGAACGGGCGGGCCGCCGGTGA
- a CDS encoding tetrahydrofolate dehydrogenase/cyclohydrolase catalytic domain-containing protein, with protein MSIQAENHISGRQILRAVHDLYTDYRGPMAALGKTVTIIRVEAAAEDPVDWQARANASRISAEQKVANFSRIGLKVDHRVLPARVTPAKFAATLERANVDPSVTAIIVQQPVPARLRQFVQDIAPHKDIDALTEGSHRQVCATAEGIWRVVQPFTGDAPDIAVVGARGFVGRGVVSRLVEHGHEPLQLDLGDDLAAVRDVDIVISVTGSPGLLGPEHLRPEHRLVVDSGFVPLPNGGVAGDVSPHASGIPQNITPVPGGIGPVEMAVLVERAVRNELAPDLQPWQYPGRPYQTRTSGSAAAAQTAALAFPSPTRVPRQAGQLASDQPPPPRGRSERGSDRGHHR; from the coding sequence GTGAGCATCCAGGCGGAAAACCACATCTCGGGTCGGCAGATCCTGCGGGCCGTCCATGACCTATACACCGATTATCGCGGTCCTATGGCGGCCCTCGGCAAGACGGTGACGATCATCCGAGTTGAGGCTGCGGCTGAGGACCCGGTCGACTGGCAGGCCCGCGCGAATGCCTCGCGGATCTCCGCTGAGCAGAAGGTCGCCAACTTCAGCAGGATCGGCCTGAAGGTCGACCATCGGGTCCTACCAGCCCGCGTGACCCCGGCGAAGTTCGCGGCCACCCTCGAGCGGGCGAATGTCGACCCGAGCGTCACCGCCATTATCGTGCAACAGCCGGTTCCGGCCCGGCTGCGCCAGTTCGTGCAGGACATCGCCCCGCACAAGGACATCGACGCACTGACCGAGGGATCCCACCGGCAGGTGTGTGCCACTGCCGAAGGGATCTGGCGGGTAGTGCAACCGTTCACCGGAGACGCGCCAGATATCGCGGTCGTGGGGGCCCGTGGATTCGTTGGACGCGGTGTGGTCAGCCGTCTCGTCGAGCATGGTCACGAGCCGCTGCAGCTCGATCTCGGCGACGACCTGGCCGCTGTACGTGACGTCGACATCGTCATCTCCGTCACCGGGAGCCCCGGGCTACTCGGTCCGGAACACCTACGCCCGGAGCACCGGCTCGTGGTGGATTCTGGCTTCGTTCCGCTTCCCAATGGCGGGGTCGCCGGCGACGTCTCTCCGCACGCCAGTGGAATCCCCCAGAACATCACCCCGGTACCGGGCGGAATCGGCCCCGTCGAGATGGCGGTCCTCGTCGAGCGAGCTGTCCGCAATGAGCTGGCTCCCGACCTGCAGCCGTGGCAGTACCCAGGGCGTCCGTACCAGACCCGCACCAGCGGCTCCGCCGCGGCTGCCCAAACTGCAGCACTCGCCTTTCCCAGCCCGACCCGAGTACCTCGCCAGGCCGGGCAGTTGGCCTCGGACCAGCCACCCCCGCCGCGAGGTAGATCTGAGCGCGGCAGCGATCGGGGCCACCATCGATGA
- a CDS encoding amidase encodes MTPPVTNSPTLNAVSIAELVNRRELCPTDVVETALRRIATVDTELRAFREVWSDRARRTAYELKGVVDAGFHLPLAGVPLAVKASEGLTSPQARRLLEAGCIPIGTTSVPRGTSWQTWGHTDRGPTINPWRADRSPGGSSAGSAAAVAAGLVPLATGNDGAGSVRIPAAWCGVVGIKTTNGCLPSVNTLNAPGPLARTVADAAAYLDAILGTNLAAHTRDPLQGAPLRAVWSTALGYAEVDPQVTAPARDAAEQLAAGGLLQWVRHDLVLEDPTPAWQARRTGSPTGHAADELHAANARRLAELFACADVLLTPTTPYQAHDHVGPGSRINVALTWAFNLSGHPAASVPAGFAPDGTPVGLQIVTRHHREDLLVRAAAALQNLKPWPSPPHALLQID; translated from the coding sequence ATGACGCCGCCGGTCACCAACTCGCCAACCCTGAACGCAGTCTCCATCGCGGAGCTGGTCAACCGGAGAGAGCTCTGTCCGACCGACGTCGTCGAAACCGCCTTAAGGCGCATCGCGACCGTCGACACAGAGCTGCGAGCCTTTCGTGAGGTCTGGTCGGACCGCGCGCGCCGGACGGCGTACGAGTTGAAAGGGGTCGTCGACGCCGGCTTCCACCTACCGCTCGCGGGGGTTCCGCTGGCTGTCAAAGCGAGCGAAGGTCTCACCTCGCCACAGGCACGTCGGCTGCTCGAGGCGGGGTGTATCCCGATCGGCACCACGTCAGTGCCGCGAGGTACCAGTTGGCAGACCTGGGGGCACACCGACCGCGGCCCCACCATCAATCCCTGGCGTGCAGACCGCTCGCCCGGAGGATCATCCGCCGGATCCGCGGCCGCAGTCGCAGCAGGCCTCGTACCACTGGCCACGGGTAACGACGGTGCTGGGTCGGTACGGATCCCGGCAGCCTGGTGTGGCGTCGTCGGCATCAAGACCACCAACGGGTGCCTACCGTCCGTCAACACGCTCAACGCACCCGGCCCCTTGGCCCGCACCGTCGCTGACGCAGCCGCCTACCTTGACGCCATCCTCGGTACGAATCTCGCCGCCCACACCAGGGACCCTCTCCAAGGAGCGCCTCTCCGCGCAGTGTGGTCAACCGCCTTGGGCTACGCGGAGGTCGATCCGCAGGTGACAGCTCCCGCCCGCGACGCCGCGGAGCAACTCGCGGCCGGTGGCCTGCTCCAATGGGTTCGGCACGACCTGGTCCTCGAAGACCCCACGCCCGCCTGGCAGGCTCGCCGGACAGGCTCACCCACGGGGCATGCCGCTGACGAACTGCACGCCGCCAACGCTCGCCGGCTGGCTGAGCTGTTCGCATGCGCCGACGTGCTGCTGACACCGACGACGCCCTATCAGGCTCACGATCACGTAGGGCCAGGCAGCCGCATCAACGTTGCGCTGACCTGGGCATTCAACCTGAGCGGTCACCCGGCCGCCAGCGTTCCTGCCGGCTTCGCTCCCGACGGCACGCCGGTGGGCCTCCAGATAGTCACCCGCCATCACCGCGAAGACCTACTCGTGCGTGCAGCCGCTGCTCTCCAGAACCTGAAACCGTGGCCTAGCCCGCCGCACGCGCTACTACAGATCGACTAG
- a CDS encoding ATP-binding protein, giving the protein MASKENVVFVGPPGTGKTHLSIAPGSLAELGGHPAAQRRHGVGGT; this is encoded by the coding sequence GTGGCGTCGAAGGAGAACGTCGTCTTCGTGGGCCCGCCCGGAACCGGCAAGACCCACTTGTCAATCGCGCCGGGGTCATTGGCCGAGTTGGGCGGCCATCCGGCGGCGCAGCGGCGGCATGGCGTTGGCGGTACGTAG
- a CDS encoding ABC transporter permease, which yields MNRIVAELLIGVRLAFSGGRRAWIRTVMAAVGVAIGAALLLFGASVPVMIQAAESRSDARNDLPGALPDVPVGDTLVVAAVEGQWRGHEIRGRLIWPDSPRAPLPPGLVAVPAEGQMYVSPALRSALAGPDGGTLRRQMPYGIAGTIEPAGLSGPGELAYYAGFRKVGELVGKGAWRVDRFGLPSLEEPLGSALYVTVAIMIATLLLPIAIFIGAAFRFGAETRDRRLAAIRLIGADNRAVLRIALGESLVPALLGLAAGTACYFLIRSRIADLGIFGLSAFPADVHPRPILAVLAVTAVLGLAAGMTLMGFRGVAVEPLGVFRRAAVWSGRLWWRLIPLAVSLALLYPVAFDTGNLDEDRAGFGVVLLVVALIPLLPYLVPLAARLLPAGPVAWQLAAQQLRRNPSASTRAVTGIVVAVTGAIALHTFFAAAGVQRAVQDHPADPSYSLLQGGVRLTPAAMRGRSAMFEEIEGVRAGTIAQHMLYDTTATATVGYLYIGDCAALGRIAALDRCADGDVFIFGDAGRSVTLLEETEFGSTAGARVPLPRSARSTTLVGSAAQNAGRSVLMTPRAVPTFRSEDEEWAVQTNIYTADGAPPALGGRIAGVAAEIDPLALFTAFVPQHDKYAEFRAALDIGSTAILLMMGIGLLLDVTARLHDRRRLLGVIAAIGARRSTVVWSLLLQAIVPLLAGLILAVGWGTALGAALMRMSEVPIRFAVAAILTPVAAGSTLVLITTIAVLLPAARRITRTEELRFE from the coding sequence GTGAATCGGATCGTCGCGGAGCTGCTGATCGGTGTGCGTCTGGCCTTCTCCGGTGGCCGCCGGGCCTGGATCCGGACCGTGATGGCCGCCGTGGGCGTGGCGATCGGCGCAGCGCTCCTACTGTTCGGTGCGTCGGTCCCGGTCATGATCCAGGCTGCGGAATCGCGGTCGGACGCCCGTAACGACCTGCCGGGTGCACTACCGGATGTGCCCGTCGGGGACACGCTCGTCGTCGCGGCCGTCGAGGGGCAATGGCGTGGTCACGAGATCCGGGGCCGGCTGATCTGGCCGGACTCTCCACGGGCCCCGCTGCCGCCGGGACTGGTCGCCGTCCCCGCCGAGGGGCAGATGTACGTCTCGCCCGCTCTGCGGAGCGCCTTGGCCGGCCCGGACGGCGGCACGCTGCGCCGCCAGATGCCGTACGGAATCGCCGGGACGATCGAGCCGGCCGGTCTCTCCGGACCGGGGGAACTTGCCTACTACGCCGGTTTTCGCAAGGTCGGGGAGCTGGTGGGGAAAGGTGCCTGGCGGGTGGACCGGTTCGGTCTGCCGAGCCTTGAGGAGCCGTTGGGCTCCGCACTGTACGTGACCGTCGCCATCATGATCGCCACGCTGCTGCTTCCGATCGCGATCTTCATCGGCGCCGCGTTCCGATTCGGTGCGGAGACCCGTGACCGGCGGTTGGCCGCCATCCGCCTCATCGGCGCGGACAACCGCGCGGTGCTGCGGATCGCCCTCGGCGAGAGCCTCGTCCCCGCGCTGTTGGGCCTGGCGGCCGGCACGGCGTGCTACTTCCTCATCCGCAGCCGGATCGCCGATCTTGGGATATTCGGCCTCAGCGCCTTCCCGGCCGATGTTCACCCGCGACCGATCCTGGCGGTCCTGGCCGTCACTGCGGTGCTCGGGTTGGCCGCTGGCATGACGCTGATGGGTTTCCGCGGAGTCGCGGTCGAACCTCTGGGCGTGTTCCGCCGCGCGGCGGTCTGGAGTGGCCGGCTGTGGTGGCGGCTCATCCCCTTGGCGGTGAGCCTGGCGCTGCTCTACCCGGTCGCTTTCGACACCGGCAATCTTGACGAGGACCGGGCCGGGTTCGGCGTCGTCCTGCTGGTCGTGGCACTGATCCCGCTGCTGCCTTACCTGGTTCCGCTGGCCGCTCGCCTTCTTCCCGCCGGCCCGGTGGCCTGGCAGCTCGCCGCCCAGCAACTGCGGCGCAATCCGTCGGCGTCGACCAGGGCCGTCACCGGCATCGTCGTCGCCGTTACCGGGGCGATCGCCCTGCACACGTTCTTCGCCGCGGCCGGCGTCCAGCGTGCGGTCCAGGACCATCCCGCCGACCCCTCCTACAGCCTTCTCCAGGGCGGCGTTCGGCTGACACCCGCCGCCATGCGGGGGCGCAGCGCGATGTTCGAGGAGATCGAGGGGGTACGGGCGGGCACCATCGCCCAACACATGCTGTACGACACCACTGCCACCGCCACAGTCGGTTATCTCTACATCGGCGATTGTGCGGCTCTGGGCCGGATCGCCGCCCTCGATCGGTGCGCGGACGGGGACGTCTTCATCTTCGGTGACGCGGGCCGGTCGGTCACCCTGCTTGAGGAGACGGAGTTCGGATCGACCGCCGGTGCGCGGGTGCCGCTCCCGCGCTCGGCCCGGTCCACCACCCTGGTCGGTTCCGCCGCGCAGAACGCCGGGCGCAGCGTGCTGATGACCCCTCGTGCGGTACCCACCTTCCGATCCGAGGACGAGGAATGGGCCGTGCAGACGAACATCTATACCGCTGACGGCGCACCGCCCGCCCTGGGTGGCCGGATTGCCGGCGTCGCGGCCGAGATCGATCCCTTGGCGCTATTCACCGCGTTTGTGCCGCAGCACGACAAGTACGCCGAGTTCCGGGCCGCCCTCGACATCGGATCAACCGCGATCCTGCTGATGATGGGCATCGGCCTGCTGCTCGACGTGACGGCCCGGCTTCATGACCGGCGCCGGCTCCTCGGCGTGATCGCCGCGATCGGCGCACGCCGATCGACGGTGGTCTGGTCGTTGCTGTTGCAGGCGATCGTGCCTCTGCTGGCCGGTCTCATCCTCGCCGTCGGCTGGGGCACCGCCCTCGGCGCAGCGCTGATGCGCATGTCGGAGGTGCCGATCAGATTCGCAGTCGCCGCGATCCTCACCCCGGTCGCCGCCGGCTCCACCCTGGTCCTGATCACCACGATCGCGGTCCTGCTGCCGGCCGCCCGCCGCATCACCCGCACCGAGGAGCTGCGGTTCGAGTGA